GGATATACACCCATGAGGTCCTTGAACCGAATGAAAATCTAGTCCGCGGATTCGATGATTATTTTATGGCCCCTCATTCTCGCCATACGGATATTGACTATCAAAAATTAGTTAACCATCCGGAACTGAAGGTTCTTGCACAGTCCGATCAAGCCGGTGTATTGATTGCTGCTTCAGTTGATGGAAAAAGAATTATGGTTACCGGCCATTTCGAGTATGATGCCGATACCCTTGGTGAAGAATACAAGCGCGATAGGGAGCGTGGAATCAATACACAACTCCCTGAAAATTACTTTCCTGATAACGATCCGACCAAGGTTCCTCTTCACCGATGGAAAAGCCATTGCAGCCTGATGTTCTCGAATTGGCTGAACTATTATGTCTACCAATCAACCCCTTATGAGTGGGATTGAAAGGGTAAGAGAAAAGAAGCTTTCACTTTTAAGTGAATCGTTTATTGGGCAGCCACTTCCGATTATCATGGGAAACAACCTGAGTTTCTGACTCAGGTTGTTTGTTTCATGATTCCTTATTGCCGAAATAAACCTCTTCAAAAGGTTGGACGACCACAAATCCTTGACCTTCGAATTTCATTTGAACGGATTCGCCGCTTCCCCTTCCAAAAAACGACTTCAGTGAAACATCCGTTACGAATTCAGGCTGCAAATCCCCTGACCAAGCCACTGTGGCATTCGGGTCCGTATAGACCGGATTCCCATGTTCCACCATTAAAGTAAGCGGCTCATAATGGGAAGTGAAGGCAACCATGCCTCTCCCCTCGAGCCTTACGTTGAACAACCCACCCGCCAATAACCCGGCAATGCGCCGCATCATTTTTATATCCCATTGAATCCCCGGCTCAAATGCAAGTAAATCATTTCCGTTAACACAGATTGATTCACCATTTAACTGTAAAATGGAAATCTTCTTTCCTTGATCCGCGACGTACAGCTTGCCGCTTCCAGTCGCCTTCATCAAAGATGCACCCTCACCTGTCAAAGCCTTTTTGAAGAGTTTACTAAGGCCATGCTCCAAGATGCCTTCCCGCTCGAATTTAATATGGCCGCGATAAGAAATCATCGTCCCCATCTTTGCCCAGATCTGCTGTTCCAAATTAATTTCCAAAATTCGTTCCGTTTCAAGTTCGAATAAACCTTGCCCTTTATCCTGCTGTTTCGTCTTTTCAACGAATTGATCGATTTGATACTTCTCCATCACTGCCCCACCTCTTTTTGAAGGAGGAAAAGCCACATGAACGATACAGCTTGCTTTAACTCCTTTGAAAAATGCCCCAGTTTTGTATAGTCCACCCCTCTCTTTGCAACGCCGGTATCTACCACTGCCTTCCATCCGGTTTCTAAAGCCATCTTTTCAAATTCCCAAGGCTGCATTGTATTCATGATGACCTTATCTCCTAATAACCGTTGAAAACTGAATTTTTTTCGTGGTTCAGCTGTTGGACCAAGTATTCCAAAACAGACATAACCGCCAGGCTTTATTACCCGTTGAATTTCCTTCATCACCATTAATGGTTCACCCGTATATTCCAAAGAATTAATGACCATTGCCGCATCCATTTCTTCATCTTTGAATGGAAGATTATAAAAATCCCCTTGCAGGAAAGAAAGTTCTGGTTGTTGAGCGGTTTTCCCCTTTGCAAAATCGATCATCACATTGGATAAATCAACTCCGGTTACTTCAAATCCCGCTTCGGCCAATTTCAAGGAACCAACTCCATCTCCACAGCCAATGTCAGCCACCTTCACTCCCGAAGGTACATATTCAGAAAAGAAAGGAATAATGTTTTTCCGGCTTCCCGTTTCCCACATTTCTTGCGAATTCTTCACCCACATCGGTGCAAAAACATCCCATTCCTTTTTCGATTCATTATGCCATGTATGTAAATTCATCAGAAATTCCACCCTCCTAACTGGCAAGTTCCTACTATATTAATACCCTCAGTTTCCAGAATCAAATTACCGGGGCTTCTATATAGCTATTCTGCTCAAAGTTAAAAAATCCTCTTTTATAAAATTCGTTCAGGAATACAGGTGATGTGCAAATACATAAAAAAAAACTGCCGACGGCAGCTTATTTCGAATTTTCTTCATTTCTTTTTTGTATCTTTCGTAAATCCTCGACACGGTCAGGGGATTCTTCAAAGAATTCAACCAGGTCTCCAACCCTATCGATGGCATTCCAACTAAGATGGTGTTCGATTCCCTCTACATCATGATAAATATTTTCTTCCTTGACCCCAATCAACCTTAGCATCTGTTCTAAAAGTTCATGACGGTATACGAGCCGTTTACCAACTTTTTTCCCATTTGCAGTTAAAACGAGCCCCCGGTACTTTTCATATATCAAATATTTTTCCTGATCAAGTTTTTGAACCATTTTTGTAACAGAAGAAGGGTGGACGGAAAGGTTTTCGGCAATATCGGAAACTCTTGCATATCCTTTTTCTTCGATAAGTAAATAAATTTGTTCTATGTAATCCTCCATGCTTGGTGTAGGCATTCGGAATCCTCCCATTCAAACGCATATCTAAAAATTTTACTATATAAACGACCCCGAAACAAGAAGATATAAGTCTCAGGGCGCCTTTAATGTAGTTTCTTCTCAAGTTTGCTTGACGTTTTGTTCTGTCGGAAATGTAAAACTGATTTTCTTTTCAGAGTCGGACCAGGATAAAATGGCATCAAAGGTCTTTTCCCCTTTTTTAAAACCGCTTATCAAATCCGTTTCACCGCTCGCCAACAGCTTTTTTATATTTGCTTGACTGATTTTCTTATTAAGGATTTTTTTGGAGATAGTGAAGTTACACTTTGTTTTTTGATAACTAACACATCCATAGAATTCCCCTTTATCGACAATCTTAGAACCGCATAGTTTACAGCTGCCCACAGATGCTGAACTTCTCTTTTTTGGGCCGCTTCGTTGAATCGACTCTGTGTCCAGCCCTTGAAAATTCCAGCTTTCCGATGATTCCACGGCATCACTGATAATTTTAGCTGACATCTTTTTAACAGCTTCCATAAATCCGCCAGCTGATGCCTTCCCTTCACCGATTTCCCTTAAACGCTGTTCCCATTTGGCTGTCATCTCGGGTGAAGCCAGGATTTTCTCCCCAATCGCAGTAATCAGCACTTTCCCTTTATCTGTCGCAAACACCTGGTTTTTTTTAACATTGATGTATTTACGGTCTTTGAGCATGGTAATGATGCCAGCCCGGGTTGCTTCGGTTCCAAGACCCTCGGTTTTCATCAGCACCTTTTCTAACTCTTCATTATCCAGATGCTTTCCGGCAGTCTTCATTAAAGTGATCAGCTGACCTTCTGTATAGCGCTTTGGAGGCTGGGTTTTGCCTTCTTTCACCTTTATATTGGCGACCTTTCCAGAATCCCCTTTTGAGACGGACGGCAAAATGATATCATCGTCTTCCTTGTCATTTTGGAAAATCACTTTGCGCCATCCCTCTTGAATCTGCTGCTTTCCTTTAGAAATGAATTCGGCACGCTTATCGACAAGCGTTTTAATGGTAGTGTAATCGAAAATGGCTTTCTCATAATGGGCCGCAATCAAACGGCGTACCACCAAGTCATAAATATTCCGTTCTTCAGCTGAAAGGCGCTTTGGATCGGTTACCTGCTCCGTCGGGATGATGGCATAGTGATCAGTCACTTTCTTTTCATTCACAAACCTTTTATTATTCATGATGTTCGGTTGTGGCAAGGGAAACAGGGATTCATATTCCGAAAATCCGCTTAGTTTTTGCAAAATATCGGGAAATGTTTCAGCTTCCCCCTCCGTCACATAATTGGAATCTGAACGTGGATATGAAACGATTCCTTTTTGATATAAACTTTGTACGATATCAAGCGTCTGTTTCGGAGAATATTTATAAATCTTGTTAACTGTCGCTTGCAATGACGATAGATTAAATAATAAAGGCGGCTGAAATTCTTTCCTTTCTGTATCCATTTCAGCTATTTCAGCTTCCTTATCCTTGCAAAAAGCGGCAATTTTATCAGCCATTTCTTTTGTCTTGATTCTCGAATCATTGTTCTGCTGCCATTTTCCCTTATATTTCTTTCCATCCATCTTGAAGTCAGCGAACACTTCCCAGAACGGTTCGGACTTGAATTGCTCAATTTCCATTTCCCGCTTCACAATCAGGGCGAGTGTCGGTGTCTGAACCCTTCCAGCTGAAAACACATCCGAAACGCCCCTTTGTTTCAATAAAATACTATACGCTCTCGACGCATTCATTCCCACAACCCAGTCCGCGCAAGCTCTAGTATACGCTTCATAATAGAGCGGCCTGGTTTTTTCCTCACTCTTCAGATTTTGGAATCCCTCATAAATCGCTTTTGGGGTCAAAGAGGAAATCCATAACCGTTTCATCGGTTTATTGACATTGCATAGATTAACGATATTGCGTACAATCAATTCTCCTTCACGCCCGGCATCACCTGCATGAATGATTTCATCGACTTCCGGTTTCCTAAGCAAAGTCTTCACAACATTGAATTGCTTTGCCTTTTGTCGGGTCACTTCATATTGAAATTTCTCAGGAATCATCGGCAACGTTTCCATCGACCATTTTTTCCATTTTGAATGATAGGTTTCCGGCGAAACGAGTTGACATAAATGCCCGACGGCCCAAGTTACATAAGCTCCATCGGGAAAAAGTTCATTCGGCATGATTTCTATATAGCCTTGCTGTTTCTTCTTTTTAAATTGAGCCGCAAGCGTTGAACCTTGATCGGGTTTCTCCGCAATGATTAGCTTCATGTTCATCTTCACCTAATCCGTTAAAAAATATCTTCCCCTATCATTATACCTTAATTATCACAATCGGCTAGATATGACATCGTTTTTACTGAACTGTCCCGGAAAAGCATGAAATGATTTCTTTACTGCTGCGAAGATTGGGAATTTCAGGCTGATGATAAAAGCCGTCGAATAGGCAGTTTAATTTGCAAAAAAAACATTAATGGATGGCCAAAATAGTTTCGGAGGAATTGAGCTATATACAAAAACAACAAATTCAATGTTAAATGTTCCTTTTCTTGCCTTCCATTGGTTAGATGAAGGTGAGGAAATAATTTTTTTTGATTGCAACACAGCTAATTATTGACCCTAACAGCCCCTTTTATTATAAAGGAACGTTAATTGGCAAAAGAACTAAAGAAAAGCATATTACTTTACAAAATGTATATAACTTTCTTTTGTTATTCCAAATACGTCTAAAATCCCTTCAATTTTTGGTTTAAAATAGGAATAATGTAAGATAAATCTATTTTTCTTGTATGATAAGGTAGAATAGTAGGAAAATAAATCGAGGGATGTGGTATTATTTGAGGTTAAATGTAAAAAAAATGTCGTTTGTTGTTTTTATTTGTTTCTTGTTTTTTATACCAAATTCAATCCTTGCTCAAGAAATTTTACACAATGGAAGTCAAGGACAAGCAGTTTATGATTTACAAGAAAATTTAAGGAAAATGGGTTACTTTAACAGACAACCAACAGGGTATTATGGTTCAATTACTGATCATGCAGTTAAACAACTTCAACAAGATTCTGGAATATTACCAGATGGAGTTTTTGGATTCCAAACACAACAAAAATTAAATAGTATTGAAATGATGGCCAGGGTTGTTTATGGAGAAGCTCGAGGAGAAACTTATGAAGGAAAAGTAGCTGTCGCTGCAGTAATTTTGAACCGAATGTCAACGCCAGGTTTTCCTAAAAATACTTACGATGTTATTTTCCAGACAAATGCTTTTACTGCTGTACATGATGGGCAATATTATTTGACCCCAAATAGCTATTCTTATCGAGCTGTTATTGATGCATTACAAGGTTGGGATCCTACTCATGGTTCTGTTTATTATTATAATCCGTTCTTGGCAACAGATGAATGGATTTTCACAAGGAAAACAGTCATTAGAATAGGCAACCACTTATTTGCAAAGTAAAACTAATCTACATACATATTGAGGAATGATATTTTTATAGTTTCGTATTATAAATATCCCATTAACTATGTCGTGTGGTATAAAAGGCCGGGCAGTATTTGCCCGGCCTTTTTGGTGGCACCCCCATAAGAAAAAACTGCCTTAAAGACAGCTCCGATCTTCAGCTAACGCACCCGATAGTTGAAAAGGGTGAAAGTTAAATTGTTCCTTTCATTCTAATTACTTTCGCACCTCACTCAAATTTAAGTTCTAGCATTGCTTTTTTTAAAAGCTATTGCTTGCTTGTTACTAGGTGACATATGAAGGTGATATTCATCAACTCCATTGTTTTTAAAGAACTTGAATCATAAATCAGCCATTTAGTTCAATATCTATCTCCTTAAACTTTTGATTATATTTGATGTTTCCCCTTATTTTCCGTACCCATTTGCTTATAAACAATAGTAAGTACTTTTCCCTTGGTTCCAAAAGAAAAAAGCGATTACCTGGTATAGGAACCGCCTTCAACAATCTTTGCAAATTCATCAAGAGTAGTCGAATACTTGATATAAATTCGTGGTAAAAGATAAAGTTCATCTTTAATGCCCTTCTCAGAAAATAGTTCAGGAGTTGTCGTAAGTCCAAATAAATAATATTTCTTCGTTTCTTCTACGACTTTGTCATTGAAATTTCCGTATGGATACGCAAGAGCATTTACTGGTTTGCCTGTTATTTTTTGAATTTTATCTTTGGACCCTTTCAGTTCATATTCATAATTTTTTATTTCCGTCAAATTAGGATGTGTAGCAGTATGAGACTGGATTGAGATTATACCCGAATCAGCCATCATTTTTAAATCCGATTTAGATAATCGGTTTGAACGACCGATAAAGTCAGAAATTACAAAAATGGTACCACTTGGTTTAAAACGTTCGTCTTTAAGTTTTTGAAAGATAGCGAATGCATTCAGATTGTTTTTGTATCCGTCATCAAAGGTAATGAAAATGGGTTTATTTGCTTTATAAATGTCTTGCCAACGATCAAAAGTTAATAATGTGTAGCCATGTTCTTTTAAATAAATCATTTGTTTCTGGAAATTATCAGGAGTTACATATAGCTCCTTAGAACCATGCCCAGTAAACTCGTCAATCGAATGATAAACTAAAATAGGTACTTTTCGTTGAGCAAAAACTTGTGATGGAAGAATTAAGATAAGAAGACATAGGAAAAACATTACAAGCTTTTTCATAAAATTCCTCGCTTTGCATCATTTTTTATATCTTTTCAATTTATTGTGCCTCAAAAGCAAGGTTCTATTATGATTTCTCCCATATTTAATTTTATCTCCCATTGATCAATGGTGACTTTGATAATCCCAAATGAAAAACTAATTTCTTAAAACACTATAGAATCAGACTAGCTCTATAAGAAAAAAAGCTGCCAAAGCAACTCTAAATATCAGGTTTAAAAAAATAGAACCCCTCAGTAAGATACGAGTATAGAGACCCATTTAACTCAAAGACTTAAGGAGGAAGCCCTACTATGAATTTTAAAATGTAAAACAAAATCAACTAATTGAGAGAATTACGGATCAACATCTAGTTGTTGGTGTGGATATTGCCGAACACGTACACGTGGGCCGTGCTGTAAACTTTCGGGGCATTGTGGTCGAGAAACCCTATCTTTTGAAAATAACGAGGAGGGTTTTACTATCTTACTAAACTGGATTCAGGAACTAAAACAAATGAAAGAAATTGTGAATTCTTAAATAATTACAATATTTAAAATATAAGAACAGCGCTAATATATATGGTTTTCGCTGTTCTTGCATTACGCAACTACGCAATGCCACTTTAAACCTTCTATCAGCATTTTGAAAGAGGGCTTGCTAGAAAAAAATTTTACTCTCACATGATTACGTTGTCCCTATTATTTTTATCCTTTACTTTTGTGTAAAAAAATAATTATTCTTTATCAATAGGAGAATGAATATGATCTCTATATGTATCAACATACATATTACCATTGGCAGCCAGTACTGCATAAACAACATCATATTTTGATAACTTACGCTTTTTTAACTCTGATTCTAACCAGGAAAACGTTATATTATTTTGTTCTAAATTCTCTTTAATTATTTCTCCATCCATAATAAGTTCAATAGGTAACTTATGTTCAGGCATTACTGCAATCATCAAATCCTGTTTTGTTACGTTTCTAAATTGCGGCTTTTTTAGTACTGTTAACGTTCCATTTGTTTCTACTATTGCAAATAGAACCTCTTCAATGTTAAAAATATCTCTTTCCCTTAGTTGTTGATTTAAATAATCTAATGTATATCGCATTTTATTCATGTTTCCTTCCAATACTTTTCCATTTTGCATCACAATTGTGGGATCTCCAGCCAGAAATTTTCTTCCTTTTCTATTTTTTAATGAAATAACTGCAATCATGAAAAGAATTGCTACATATATAGTAAATGCAATAATTGTATGATGTACCTTAACAGAAGTATTAAAGGCTAAATTCGCTGAAATTGCACCTAGCGAAATTGCTGCAACAAAATCAAACATTGTCATTTGAGATATCGTTTGTTTACCTAATATTCTTGTTCCAATTAGTAATAAAGTGAAAGAAGTAATTGACCTCAGAATTACTTCGATATGTTCAGGCATTTCCCCACCCCAATTTTATCTATTGTTAGTCATATCATATCCTTGATTTTAATTAATTATTTATTTCATATTGTATTATCCGCTTTCACGATATATAAGAAGAAGACAGGTTTCCCTGTCCTCAACATTAGTATATTTCATATTAACTTTTGGATTCATTCATTATTAATAACAATTTCCGCCCTCGGTTTTACCACTATTTGTGATCGGTTCACCATGATAATTCTAATCCTACTCTCGGCCTTAAAAAGGGATAAGAGAACTGTCCTCGCTTGCAGCAAGATAGGTTTCACTCTATTTATACATATTTTTGCTTTGCTGAAGAAGTTGGGATTCTCCGGTACGTTCCCATTCTTCTACTTTTTCACATGCTTTTTCAGGAGAATATCCTTACCCTACAAGAACTCCCATTAGAATAAATTCTTGAAGAATATGTGTAGCATTTATTCCTCTTTTAACATCCTCT
This sequence is a window from Brevibacillus sp. JNUCC-41. Protein-coding genes within it:
- a CDS encoding AIM24 family protein, with the translated sequence MEKYQIDQFVEKTKQQDKGQGLFELETERILEINLEQQIWAKMGTMISYRGHIKFEREGILEHGLSKLFKKALTGEGASLMKATGSGKLYVADQGKKISILQLNGESICVNGNDLLAFEPGIQWDIKMMRRIAGLLAGGLFNVRLEGRGMVAFTSHYEPLTLMVEHGNPVYTDPNATVAWSGDLQPEFVTDVSLKSFFGRGSGESVQMKFEGQGFVVVQPFEEVYFGNKES
- a CDS encoding class I SAM-dependent methyltransferase — its product is MNLHTWHNESKKEWDVFAPMWVKNSQEMWETGSRKNIIPFFSEYVPSGVKVADIGCGDGVGSLKLAEAGFEVTGVDLSNVMIDFAKGKTAQQPELSFLQGDFYNLPFKDEEMDAAMVINSLEYTGEPLMVMKEIQRVIKPGGYVCFGILGPTAEPRKKFSFQRLLGDKVIMNTMQPWEFEKMALETGWKAVVDTGVAKRGVDYTKLGHFSKELKQAVSFMWLFLLQKEVGQ
- the mntR gene encoding transcriptional regulator MntR, translated to MPTPSMEDYIEQIYLLIEEKGYARVSDIAENLSVHPSSVTKMVQKLDQEKYLIYEKYRGLVLTANGKKVGKRLVYRHELLEQMLRLIGVKEENIYHDVEGIEHHLSWNAIDRVGDLVEFFEESPDRVEDLRKIQKRNEENSK
- a CDS encoding DNA topoisomerase III; protein product: MKLIIAEKPDQGSTLAAQFKKKKQQGYIEIMPNELFPDGAYVTWAVGHLCQLVSPETYHSKWKKWSMETLPMIPEKFQYEVTRQKAKQFNVVKTLLRKPEVDEIIHAGDAGREGELIVRNIVNLCNVNKPMKRLWISSLTPKAIYEGFQNLKSEEKTRPLYYEAYTRACADWVVGMNASRAYSILLKQRGVSDVFSAGRVQTPTLALIVKREMEIEQFKSEPFWEVFADFKMDGKKYKGKWQQNNDSRIKTKEMADKIAAFCKDKEAEIAEMDTERKEFQPPLLFNLSSLQATVNKIYKYSPKQTLDIVQSLYQKGIVSYPRSDSNYVTEGEAETFPDILQKLSGFSEYESLFPLPQPNIMNNKRFVNEKKVTDHYAIIPTEQVTDPKRLSAEERNIYDLVVRRLIAAHYEKAIFDYTTIKTLVDKRAEFISKGKQQIQEGWRKVIFQNDKEDDDIILPSVSKGDSGKVANIKVKEGKTQPPKRYTEGQLITLMKTAGKHLDNEELEKVLMKTEGLGTEATRAGIITMLKDRKYINVKKNQVFATDKGKVLITAIGEKILASPEMTAKWEQRLREIGEGKASAGGFMEAVKKMSAKIISDAVESSESWNFQGLDTESIQRSGPKKRSSASVGSCKLCGSKIVDKGEFYGCVSYQKTKCNFTISKKILNKKISQANIKKLLASGETDLISGFKKGEKTFDAILSWSDSEKKISFTFPTEQNVKQT
- a CDS encoding cell wall hydrolase; protein product: MRLNVKKMSFVVFICFLFFIPNSILAQEILHNGSQGQAVYDLQENLRKMGYFNRQPTGYYGSITDHAVKQLQQDSGILPDGVFGFQTQQKLNSIEMMARVVYGEARGETYEGKVAVAAVILNRMSTPGFPKNTYDVIFQTNAFTAVHDGQYYLTPNSYSYRAVIDALQGWDPTHGSVYYYNPFLATDEWIFTRKTVIRIGNHLFAK
- a CDS encoding polysaccharide deacetylase family protein; amino-acid sequence: MKKLVMFFLCLLILILPSQVFAQRKVPILVYHSIDEFTGHGSKELYVTPDNFQKQMIYLKEHGYTLLTFDRWQDIYKANKPIFITFDDGYKNNLNAFAIFQKLKDERFKPSGTIFVISDFIGRSNRLSKSDLKMMADSGIISIQSHTATHPNLTEIKNYEYELKGSKDKIQKITGKPVNALAYPYGNFNDKVVEETKKYYLFGLTTTPELFSEKGIKDELYLLPRIYIKYSTTLDEFAKIVEGGSYTR
- a CDS encoding DUF421 domain-containing protein, which translates into the protein MPEHIEVILRSITSFTLLLIGTRILGKQTISQMTMFDFVAAISLGAISANLAFNTSVKVHHTIIAFTIYVAILFMIAVISLKNRKGRKFLAGDPTIVMQNGKVLEGNMNKMRYTLDYLNQQLRERDIFNIEEVLFAIVETNGTLTVLKKPQFRNVTKQDLMIAVMPEHKLPIELIMDGEIIKENLEQNNITFSWLESELKKRKLSKYDVVYAVLAANGNMYVDTYRDHIHSPIDKE